A genomic window from Sulfurospirillum diekertiae includes:
- the dnaK gene encoding molecular chaperone DnaK, with amino-acid sequence MGKVIGIDLGTTNSCVSVYERGESKVIPNKEGKNTTPSVVAFTDKEEVLVGDTAKRQAVTNPKRTIYSIKRIMGLMSNEEKTIEAKKRLPYAIVDRNGACAIEIDGKVYTPQEISAKVLMKLKEDAEAYLGEEVTDAVITVPAYFNDSQRKATKEAGTIAGLNVLRIINEPTAAALSYGLDKKEAEKIVVYDLGGGTFDVTVLETGDNVVEVLATGGDAFLGGDDFDNRLIDWLVSEFKNDNGIDLKSDVMALQRLKEAAENAKKELSSSNETEVNLPFITADATGPKHLVKKLTRAKFESMIEDLVALTIKKIKEVVNDSDLKKAEIKEIVMVGGSTRVPLVQQKVKEFFEKDLNKSVNPDEVVAIGAAIQGAVIKGDVKDILLLDVTPLSLGIETLGGVMTKLIEKGTTIPVKKSQVFSTAEDNQPAVTIHALQGEREFARDNKSLGQFNLESIPPAPRGVPQIEVAFDIDANGILTVSAKDKATGKAQEIKISGSSGLDDAEIEKMVKDAELHKEEDKKRKEAVDARNQADALAHQTEKSLGEMGDAISAEEKTKIEAELKALKEVLANESATKEQIDAKVKSLSEASHKLAEAMYKKDQGEAGAAGGEKPKAKKDDDVIDAEVE; translated from the coding sequence ATGGGAAAAGTAATTGGTATTGATCTAGGAACCACAAACTCATGTGTCTCTGTCTATGAGCGCGGTGAGAGTAAAGTTATTCCTAATAAAGAGGGTAAAAACACAACCCCATCTGTTGTTGCATTTACCGATAAAGAAGAGGTTTTAGTTGGTGATACAGCAAAACGTCAAGCAGTCACCAATCCAAAGAGAACCATTTATTCTATTAAAAGAATTATGGGTCTTATGAGTAATGAAGAGAAAACGATTGAAGCTAAAAAACGTCTTCCGTATGCTATTGTTGATAGAAACGGCGCATGTGCGATTGAAATCGATGGTAAAGTGTACACGCCACAAGAGATCAGCGCAAAAGTGTTGATGAAACTTAAAGAAGATGCTGAGGCGTATCTTGGTGAAGAAGTAACAGACGCGGTCATCACTGTTCCTGCGTACTTTAATGATAGCCAAAGAAAAGCAACCAAAGAAGCAGGTACGATTGCAGGCTTGAACGTTCTTCGTATTATCAACGAGCCAACAGCAGCGGCTTTGTCTTACGGATTGGATAAAAAAGAAGCTGAGAAAATTGTTGTTTATGACTTGGGTGGTGGAACATTTGACGTTACGGTACTTGAAACAGGTGATAATGTTGTTGAAGTTTTAGCAACTGGTGGTGACGCCTTCTTAGGTGGTGATGACTTTGATAATAGATTGATTGACTGGTTGGTTTCTGAATTTAAAAACGACAATGGTATTGATCTTAAATCAGATGTTATGGCACTTCAACGTCTTAAAGAAGCAGCTGAAAATGCGAAAAAAGAGCTTTCATCTTCCAATGAGACAGAAGTTAACTTACCATTTATCACAGCGGATGCAACCGGTCCTAAACACTTGGTTAAAAAATTGACTCGTGCTAAATTTGAATCTATGATTGAAGATTTAGTTGCACTTACGATTAAAAAAATCAAAGAAGTTGTTAATGACTCTGATTTAAAAAAAGCTGAAATTAAAGAGATCGTTATGGTCGGTGGTTCAACGCGTGTTCCTTTGGTTCAACAAAAAGTCAAAGAATTCTTTGAAAAAGATCTTAATAAATCTGTGAACCCTGATGAAGTTGTCGCCATTGGTGCAGCAATTCAAGGTGCCGTTATTAAGGGTGATGTCAAAGATATTCTTCTTTTAGATGTTACGCCTCTAAGCCTTGGTATTGAGACTTTGGGTGGTGTCATGACGAAACTCATTGAAAAAGGTACAACGATTCCTGTTAAAAAATCTCAAGTGTTCTCAACTGCGGAAGATAACCAACCTGCGGTTACCATTCATGCGCTTCAAGGTGAGCGTGAGTTTGCAAGAGATAACAAGTCACTCGGTCAGTTCAATCTTGAAAGCATTCCACCAGCCCCTCGTGGTGTACCACAAATCGAAGTTGCGTTTGACATCGATGCAAATGGTATTTTGACGGTTTCTGCTAAAGATAAAGCAACAGGAAAAGCACAAGAGATCAAAATCTCTGGTAGTTCAGGATTGGATGACGCTGAAATCGAGAAAATGGTTAAAGATGCTGAACTTCACAAAGAAGAAGACAAAAAACGTAAAGAAGCGGTTGATGCTAGAAATCAAGCCGATGCACTTGCTCACCAAACAGAAAAATCGTTAGGCGAAATGGGCGATGCCATCAGTGCTGAGGAGAAAACAAAAATCGAAGCAGAGCTTAAAGCACTTAAAGAAGTTCTTGCAAACGAGAGTGCAACAAAAGAGCAAATCGATGCAAAAGTCAAATCTCTAAGCGAAGCGAGCCATAAACTTGCGGAAGCAATGTACAAAAAAGATCAAGGTGAAGCGGGTGCCGCTGGCGGTGAAAAACCAAAAGCTAAAAAAGATGACGATGTCATCGACGCTGAAGTAGAATAA
- a CDS encoding helix-turn-helix domain-containing protein, with product MKTNDIFNLLHNAVESKFLGKKISQREMADKLGVSMRTYQDWKLGNSQPQAASAIFKMLGELEEGDALRLIQRIAHELKDEK from the coding sequence ATGAAAACAAACGATATTTTTAATCTCCTTCATAATGCTGTTGAGTCTAAATTTTTAGGCAAGAAGATTTCTCAGCGTGAGATGGCAGATAAATTGGGTGTATCGATGCGAACATACCAAGACTGGAAACTTGGTAATTCACAACCTCAAGCAGCATCAGCTATTTTTAAAATGCTTGGTGAACTGGAAGAGGGCGATGCCTTGCGTTTAATTCAACGCATAGCACATGAACTAAAGGATGAAAAGTGA
- the grpE gene encoding nucleotide exchange factor GrpE: MVPECSEPQEDDECECEQKSELEELQSKVAELEDRYLRANADFDNMKRRLEKEKMQAISYAHEVFARDLLPVIDSLEMAILAGSNTEIESGELLEKVKEGLGLTIDQFRKAFEKHGVELVAIDGTFDPNFHEAVMQLESAEKNSGEILQVFQKGYKIKDRILRPAMVSIVK, encoded by the coding sequence ATCGTTCCTGAGTGTTCAGAGCCTCAAGAAGACGACGAATGCGAATGTGAGCAAAAAAGTGAACTCGAAGAACTCCAATCTAAAGTTGCCGAACTTGAAGATAGATATTTACGAGCAAATGCTGATTTCGACAATATGAAACGACGTTTGGAAAAAGAGAAAATGCAAGCCATTTCGTATGCACACGAGGTGTTTGCACGGGACCTTTTACCTGTCATTGACTCTTTAGAAATGGCAATTTTGGCAGGAAGTAACACAGAGATTGAGAGTGGTGAGCTTTTAGAAAAAGTTAAAGAGGGTTTAGGCCTTACGATTGATCAATTTCGCAAAGCGTTTGAAAAACACGGTGTTGAATTGGTTGCGATTGATGGAACATTTGATCCAAATTTCCATGAAGCCGTTATGCAATTAGAAAGCGCGGAGAAAAATAGTGGCGAGATTTTACAGGTTTTCCAAAAGGGTTACAAGATTAAAGATCGTATTTTAAGACCAGCAATGGTGAGTATCGTCAAATAA
- the kdsB gene encoding 3-deoxy-manno-octulosonate cytidylyltransferase, translating to MIIIPARLASTRFPGKILANIHGLPMVIATAKRVQNLDDVAIAADTEEVVQLASDYGFKAILTSQDHQSGTDRINEAASKLNLSENEIIVNVQADEPFIEEAVVKSVIERAKNTDAMITSACKKIDLNHVKDPNLVKVILDINKNAIYFSRSVIPYDREGGFEGYFGHIGLYAFRKKALQTFCTLPYAPLEHIEKLEQLRAIYHGYTIAMVEVESQSFGIDTQEDLERALHFFQ from the coding sequence ATGATCATCATCCCTGCTCGCCTTGCTTCCACACGTTTTCCAGGTAAAATATTAGCCAATATCCATGGGCTTCCGATGGTCATTGCAACCGCAAAACGTGTACAAAATCTTGATGATGTTGCCATCGCCGCAGATACGGAAGAAGTCGTTCAACTCGCTTCTGATTATGGGTTTAAAGCCATCCTCACCTCACAAGATCACCAAAGCGGAACAGATCGTATTAATGAAGCAGCTTCTAAACTCAATCTTTCAGAGAATGAAATTATTGTCAACGTACAAGCCGATGAGCCATTTATTGAAGAAGCTGTTGTCAAAAGTGTCATTGAGCGAGCGAAAAATACCGACGCGATGATTACTAGCGCGTGTAAGAAGATTGATCTTAACCATGTAAAAGATCCAAACCTCGTTAAAGTCATTTTAGATATTAACAAAAATGCTATTTATTTTTCCAGAAGTGTGATTCCCTATGACCGTGAAGGTGGATTTGAGGGCTATTTTGGGCATATTGGTCTTTATGCGTTTCGTAAAAAAGCACTTCAAACCTTTTGTACCCTACCCTATGCACCTCTTGAACATATTGAAAAACTAGAACAGTTGCGTGCTATTTACCATGGTTACACAATTGCAATGGTGGAAGTGGAAAGTCAAAGTTTCGGAATTGATACGCAAGAAGATTTAGAGCGAGCACTACACTTTTTTCAATAA
- a CDS encoding HD-GYP domain-containing protein — protein MSKVVKIFLNHGFTPIDNRAFRRGTVLAFDCYIQRFNGFVILIESGTFLNEEIYQKLSNPDLQIYVENKSYPKYKVYHDETIHKIGNVSEEDTLYSFDEAVKNCIDIHKIVLKTQAITEKLKLIYTHSKSLFDAWIKDKEEKYLPIEAIDILAEELVFVVNQERVTLSKFNDFLDEKDSLSAHCIKVAFFASILGSQIGIDMTDQKKLVLGAILHDIGKYEIDDELLNKPDFLSESEIKKIQTHVDASVTLVKRSGLKDRIVINAIKEHHERLDGSGYPRGIDSSRISSFEKIIAICDIFDALITLKPYRGAYSTYNALSLIQEESKNKLDIDYIKLLIKHLR, from the coding sequence ATGAGCAAAGTAGTTAAAATATTTTTAAATCATGGATTTACTCCGATAGATAATAGGGCTTTTAGACGTGGAACGGTCTTGGCTTTTGATTGCTACATTCAACGATTCAATGGCTTTGTCATTTTAATCGAAAGTGGGACTTTTTTAAACGAAGAGATATATCAAAAGCTAAGTAACCCCGATTTGCAAATTTATGTAGAAAATAAGAGTTATCCAAAGTACAAGGTATATCATGATGAAACTATTCATAAAATAGGGAATGTATCCGAAGAAGATACGCTGTATAGTTTTGATGAAGCTGTCAAAAATTGTATTGATATTCATAAGATTGTATTAAAAACTCAAGCTATCACTGAAAAATTAAAACTGATATATACACATTCTAAATCTCTTTTTGATGCCTGGATCAAGGATAAAGAAGAAAAATATCTCCCGATAGAAGCAATTGATATTTTAGCAGAAGAGTTGGTGTTTGTCGTCAATCAAGAACGTGTGACACTCTCAAAATTCAATGACTTTTTAGATGAAAAAGATTCCTTATCCGCGCATTGCATTAAAGTTGCTTTTTTTGCTTCGATTCTTGGAAGCCAAATTGGCATTGATATGACGGATCAGAAAAAATTAGTATTAGGTGCAATTTTACACGACATTGGTAAATATGAGATAGATGATGAATTGTTGAATAAGCCTGATTTTTTGAGTGAGAGTGAAATTAAAAAAATTCAGACACATGTTGACGCGAGTGTCACATTAGTCAAACGCAGTGGCTTAAAAGATAGAATTGTCATTAATGCAATCAAAGAGCATCATGAGAGGTTAGATGGAAGTGGTTATCCTCGTGGAATTGATAGTTCTCGTATCAGTTCATTTGAAAAAATTATTGCTATTTGCGATATATTTGATGCCTTGATTACACTAAAACCTTACAGAGGTGCTTACAGTACCTACAATGCTTTATCCTTAATTCAAGAAGAGTCTAAAAATAAGCTTGATATAGACTATATTAAACTCCTCATCAAACACTTACGCTAG
- the thrC gene encoding threonine synthase: MFIETRGNDGIKPNKVPFSFAILNPSASFGGLYVPENLPKIDTDFLEKASKKSYKEITLDILRLFKIDIEEEVMQKAVALYDAFDDASEPTPLVQIEDDLFVNELYHGPTRAFKDMALQPFGYILSHLAQKLNEQYLILAATSGDTGPATLDTFANKPNIKVVCLYPDGGTSDVQRLQMTTQKSPNLKIIGIHGNFDDAQNALKRLLASSSFKEALSTKNIKLSAANSVNFGRIIFQIIYHIYAYVALLKQKKVELGKPFYTIIPSGNFGNALGAYYAKKMGLPIEKILIASNINNILTDLITTGVYDLRNRSLLQTTSPAMDILISSNVERVLFDKFGAIRTKELMEDLKENKLYILSKEELASLQSDFEAVYSDDTFGKDQIKHYANQGYIMDPHTATCLKAYQELKAKPLPCVLCSTAEWTKFAPTMLNAINQNSVKYNDKEALEGISNALHVKIPNCISTLFNEPVIHDKVVAKEGIEAEIFNFLNHKASK; the protein is encoded by the coding sequence ATGTTTATTGAAACCCGTGGAAATGATGGTATTAAACCAAACAAAGTTCCCTTTTCATTTGCTATTTTAAACCCAAGTGCAAGCTTTGGCGGACTTTATGTGCCAGAGAACCTCCCTAAAATTGACACAGACTTTTTAGAGAAGGCTTCAAAAAAAAGCTATAAAGAGATCACGCTTGATATTTTAAGACTCTTTAAAATTGACATTGAAGAAGAGGTCATGCAAAAAGCTGTTGCATTGTATGATGCCTTTGATGATGCTAGCGAGCCTACACCACTGGTTCAAATTGAAGATGACTTGTTTGTCAATGAACTTTACCATGGTCCAACACGTGCCTTTAAAGATATGGCATTGCAACCTTTTGGCTACATTCTTTCGCACCTTGCGCAAAAGTTAAACGAGCAGTATCTCATTCTTGCAGCAACCAGCGGCGATACGGGACCTGCCACATTAGATACGTTTGCCAATAAACCAAATATTAAGGTCGTATGTCTCTATCCTGATGGTGGAACAAGTGATGTCCAACGCCTTCAAATGACCACACAAAAGAGCCCAAATCTCAAAATCATTGGTATTCATGGCAATTTTGACGATGCCCAAAATGCGCTCAAACGCTTGCTCGCATCGTCTAGCTTTAAAGAAGCATTGAGTACCAAAAATATTAAACTCAGCGCTGCTAACTCGGTCAATTTTGGACGTATTATTTTCCAAATCATTTACCATATCTACGCTTATGTCGCCTTGCTCAAACAAAAGAAAGTAGAACTTGGAAAGCCCTTTTATACGATCATTCCTAGTGGAAACTTTGGTAATGCCTTAGGTGCGTATTATGCGAAAAAAATGGGACTGCCGATTGAGAAAATTTTAATTGCTTCCAACATTAACAACATTCTTACCGACCTTATCACCACAGGTGTTTATGATCTTCGAAATCGAAGCCTCCTTCAAACAACTTCCCCTGCAATGGACATTTTGATCTCATCCAACGTAGAGCGTGTTTTGTTTGATAAATTTGGAGCCATTCGTACCAAAGAGCTTATGGAAGACCTTAAAGAAAACAAACTCTATATATTAAGCAAAGAAGAGTTAGCAAGCTTGCAATCAGATTTTGAAGCCGTTTACTCCGATGATACCTTTGGCAAAGATCAAATCAAACATTATGCCAACCAAGGCTACATCATGGATCCTCACACAGCAACGTGTCTTAAAGCCTATCAAGAACTCAAAGCCAAACCCCTTCCATGTGTCCTTTGCTCCACAGCTGAATGGACTAAATTTGCTCCAACGATGCTGAATGCTATTAACCAAAACAGCGTAAAATACAACGATAAAGAGGCACTTGAGGGCATCAGCAATGCTTTACATGTAAAGATTCCAAATTGCATCAGCACTCTCTTTAATGAGCCCGTCATTCACGATAAAGTCGTTGCAAAAGAAGGCATTGAGGCAGAAATTTTTAATTTTTTAAATCATAAGGCAAGTAAATGA
- the argB gene encoding acetylglutamate kinase has protein sequence MQHKIHQAQILMDALPYIKLFNKKTIVIKYGGAAQINPELKEQFAKDIVLLYLVGIKPIIIHGGGKKINALLDKLEVKSSFVDGLRVTDDQVMEVVEMVLSGSINKEITTLLNHHGAKAIGITGKDANFIHARPMDDGKYGLVGDITKIDKKVLKHLMREKFIPVIAPIAAGDDINHPGYNINADLAASKIAVAMQAKKIIFLTDTPGVLDKEGNLISSLDKTKIKALKKDGTISGGMIPKLDACLETVRGGVECAHIIDGRVQHSILLELFTKDGIGTIIKE, from the coding sequence GTGCAACATAAAATACACCAAGCACAAATCTTGATGGACGCATTGCCGTACATTAAACTTTTTAATAAAAAAACCATCGTCATTAAATACGGTGGCGCCGCACAAATCAACCCCGAACTCAAAGAGCAGTTTGCAAAAGATATTGTCCTACTTTATCTTGTGGGAATCAAGCCTATCATTATCCATGGCGGCGGTAAAAAAATCAATGCCCTACTCGATAAACTTGAAGTCAAAAGTAGCTTTGTGGATGGACTTCGTGTGACAGATGACCAAGTGATGGAAGTGGTCGAAATGGTGCTCAGTGGAAGTATCAATAAAGAAATCACGACCCTACTTAATCATCATGGCGCCAAAGCCATTGGCATTACGGGCAAAGATGCCAATTTTATCCATGCGCGCCCCATGGACGATGGTAAATACGGACTTGTAGGCGATATTACAAAGATCGACAAGAAAGTGCTCAAGCATCTTATGCGTGAAAAATTCATCCCTGTCATCGCCCCCATTGCAGCGGGTGATGATATCAATCATCCCGGTTATAACATTAACGCAGATTTAGCCGCCAGTAAAATTGCTGTGGCAATGCAAGCCAAAAAAATCATCTTCCTCACAGACACCCCCGGTGTTTTAGATAAAGAGGGAAATCTCATCTCCAGCCTTGATAAAACCAAAATCAAAGCCCTTAAAAAAGATGGTACGATCAGTGGCGGAATGATCCCAAAACTAGACGCGTGTTTAGAAACTGTGCGTGGAGGGGTTGAATGCGCACACATCATTGATGGAAGAGTTCAACACTCCATTTTATTAGAGCTCTTTACCAAAGATGGTATTGGCACGATTATTAAAGAATAA
- the dsbD gene encoding protein-disulfide reductase DsbD → MQHILRYSALFFLLMVSLFGVEKPKVLTPEEAFKVTATHTLHGAIISIALGDKIYMYDDKIKLELTQPKVVDITGWIERPKSENFHDYVTQRKSFELFVPQSLLEDQVKKGNFTLKLSYQGCSELGICYQPLTKEFTFNLMGSSLIVAQNKTVLSEQDEIAQSFMNNNIIFVLLSFFGFGLLLSLTPCVFPMVPILSSIIVSQPSMSMNAKKGFLLSLVYVLAMSLAYTIAGVLAALFGANIQVSMQNPWVIGAFSAVFVILALSMFGFYEIKMPNFIQNRVSQKTGKAQAKGIIGIAVMGFLSALIVGPCVAAPLAGALIYISQSGDALLGGSALFVMSLGMGIPLLLLGTTAGKYMPRPGMWMRNVSVFFGVMLLGVAIWMLSRIIPSFVSMALWAVLIISATIYFGALEPLNEHTKGWQKIFKSLLFIILVYGVALFIGFLSGASNPLAPFEKFIAKESLTVPSSLSSSSFTKVKNLNELENAIKNSPKPVMVDFYADWCVNCVEFEKFTFSDASVKEKLEKFTLLKVDVTKNSEEDKALQKAFTIYGPPAILFFKEGKESAEFRLVGFKNADEFLAHLEKIGI, encoded by the coding sequence GTGCAACATATTTTACGGTATTCTGCTTTGTTCTTTTTGTTAATGGTCTCTCTTTTTGGTGTCGAAAAGCCAAAGGTTTTAACGCCAGAAGAAGCTTTTAAAGTCACTGCAACACACACTCTTCATGGTGCTATTATCAGTATTGCTTTAGGCGATAAAATTTATATGTACGATGATAAGATCAAATTAGAACTTACTCAACCTAAAGTGGTTGATATAACCGGATGGATTGAACGACCTAAATCAGAGAACTTTCACGACTATGTAACGCAACGAAAGTCTTTTGAGCTTTTTGTCCCACAAAGCTTATTGGAAGATCAGGTCAAAAAAGGCAATTTTACGCTCAAACTTTCCTATCAAGGTTGTTCAGAACTTGGTATTTGCTATCAACCCCTTACCAAAGAATTTACATTTAATCTTATGGGTTCCTCTCTTATTGTCGCACAAAATAAGACGGTTCTCTCAGAACAAGATGAAATTGCACAAAGTTTTATGAATAACAATATCATTTTTGTCTTACTCAGCTTTTTTGGTTTTGGACTCTTACTTTCATTAACACCCTGTGTCTTTCCGATGGTGCCTATACTCTCTTCCATTATTGTCTCACAGCCTAGTATGTCAATGAACGCTAAAAAGGGTTTTTTACTCTCTTTAGTGTATGTCTTAGCCATGTCTTTGGCTTACACGATTGCGGGTGTCCTTGCAGCACTTTTTGGTGCGAACATACAAGTTTCAATGCAGAACCCTTGGGTGATTGGTGCTTTTAGTGCAGTTTTTGTTATCTTGGCGCTTTCAATGTTTGGTTTTTATGAGATTAAGATGCCAAATTTTATTCAAAATAGAGTAAGTCAAAAAACTGGAAAGGCGCAAGCTAAAGGAATTATTGGCATTGCGGTTATGGGTTTTTTATCCGCACTCATTGTAGGGCCTTGTGTGGCAGCACCTCTTGCTGGTGCTCTCATATACATCTCGCAAAGTGGTGATGCCTTGCTTGGTGGAAGTGCTTTATTTGTCATGAGTCTTGGCATGGGAATTCCTCTGCTTCTGTTGGGTACAACGGCGGGTAAATATATGCCACGTCCTGGCATGTGGATGCGAAATGTGAGTGTCTTCTTTGGTGTGATGCTGTTAGGTGTTGCTATCTGGATGCTTTCGCGCATTATCCCAAGCTTTGTTAGTATGGCTCTGTGGGCAGTATTGATTATTAGCGCTACGATTTACTTTGGTGCACTTGAACCTTTAAACGAGCATACAAAAGGGTGGCAAAAAATATTTAAAAGCCTTCTCTTTATAATACTTGTATATGGTGTAGCCCTTTTCATTGGCTTTTTAAGTGGGGCAAGCAATCCTTTAGCACCTTTTGAAAAATTTATAGCTAAAGAGAGTTTGACTGTGCCTTCATCATTATCTTCTTCCTCTTTTACGAAGGTTAAAAATCTAAATGAGCTTGAAAATGCCATTAAAAATAGCCCAAAACCAGTGATGGTAGATTTTTATGCTGATTGGTGTGTGAATTGTGTTGAATTCGAAAAGTTTACCTTTAGTGACGCTAGTGTAAAAGAAAAACTTGAAAAATTCACGCTTTTAAAGGTGGATGTGACAAAAAATAGTGAAGAAGATAAAGCTTTGCAAAAAGCTTTTACGATTTACGGTCCTCCTGCCATTTTGTTTTTTAAAGAGGGTAAAGAGAGTGCAGAGTTTCGTCTGGTTGGGTTTAAAAATGCTGATGAATTTTTAGCGCATCTTGAAAAAATAGGAATTTAA
- a CDS encoding HrcA family transcriptional regulator, producing the protein MKKLSKQELILDAIIQTYLKSRMPIGSLELQMKMTLGISPSTIRIYFKKLSDVGSLEQLHVSGGRVPTHRALMGYWQEKLDPTHPLEIKNIDKIKRSSHEHNLFCIVEKTANSPFKELVTVQNRFLILVFDEHEVVLKFNAKVEQFLQRLVGCQMRELKDISAQVGLYELHEKLSAIFSQAPILREGEKEMYSIAQELQNEAFIQRFQTLHFVESITDGLYFDGFVPQGCMAIKQKAQLKDEDTTVDFFCFGRIESDFEEFFNQVKE; encoded by the coding sequence ATGAAAAAACTTTCGAAGCAAGAGTTGATTTTAGATGCTATTATTCAAACTTATCTTAAATCAAGAATGCCTATTGGATCTTTAGAATTACAGATGAAGATGACATTAGGTATCTCTCCTTCAACCATACGTATTTATTTTAAAAAGCTCTCTGATGTGGGTTCACTTGAGCAATTACATGTAAGCGGTGGCCGCGTGCCAACACATCGTGCTTTAATGGGATATTGGCAAGAAAAATTGGATCCAACGCATCCTTTAGAAATTAAAAATATTGATAAAATTAAACGCTCATCTCACGAACACAATCTTTTTTGTATTGTTGAAAAAACTGCCAATTCTCCTTTTAAGGAGTTAGTAACGGTGCAGAATCGTTTTTTGATTTTAGTCTTTGATGAACATGAGGTTGTTTTAAAGTTTAACGCTAAAGTGGAGCAGTTTTTACAACGACTCGTTGGCTGTCAAATGCGCGAACTCAAAGATATCTCAGCACAAGTAGGATTGTATGAGTTGCATGAAAAACTCTCAGCTATTTTTTCCCAAGCACCCATTTTGAGAGAAGGGGAGAAAGAAATGTACTCTATTGCACAAGAACTCCAAAATGAGGCGTTTATCCAACGGTTTCAAACGCTTCATTTTGTAGAATCTATTACCGATGGACTCTACTTTGATGGCTTTGTTCCTCAAGGATGCATGGCAATCAAACAAAAAGCACAACTCAAAGATGAAGATACAACAGTAGATTTTTTCTGCTTTGGTCGCATTGAGAGTGATTTCGAAGAGTTCTTTAATCAAGTGAAGGAGTAA
- the rpsO gene encoding 30S ribosomal protein S15, producing MALGSAEKQVIVSQFGRKEGDTGSPEVQIALLSKRIVDLTEHLQSNKKDHSSRLGLLKLVGQRKRLMQYLKRKDFVTYSKIIKELSIRDNKK from the coding sequence ATGGCTTTAGGTTCGGCGGAAAAACAAGTAATTGTTAGTCAGTTTGGCAGAAAAGAGGGAGACACAGGTTCTCCAGAGGTACAAATCGCGCTTCTTTCTAAAAGAATTGTTGATTTAACAGAACATCTTCAGAGTAATAAAAAAGATCACTCTTCAAGACTAGGACTTCTTAAACTCGTCGGTCAACGCAAACGATTGATGCAATATCTTAAACGTAAAGATTTTGTAACATACAGCAAAATCATTAAAGAGCTTTCTATTAGAGATAATAAAAAATAG
- the ppk2 gene encoding polyphosphate kinase 2 → MMDKEPIKEKDDKVQIWVKKSELKYEKDLKRLQIELLKFQNHVKDKGLKVLIIIEGRDAAGKGGTIKRITEHLNPRGARIVALSKPSDTERSQWYFQRYTEHLPSAGEIVLFDRSWYNRAGVEPVMGFCTQEEHKEFLREVPKFETMIANAGIIFFKFYFSVGKEEQAKRFKERKTDPLKQFKLSPVDEKSQELWDQYTVAKYSMLLASNNPKCPWTIILSDDKKKARINTIRHILQNVDYPDKIKKKHLATDNSIVRSGKQEIEIMEKSLPSENLSHLNG, encoded by the coding sequence ATCATGGATAAAGAACCCATAAAAGAGAAAGATGACAAAGTCCAAATTTGGGTTAAAAAAAGCGAACTCAAATACGAAAAAGATTTAAAGAGACTTCAAATTGAACTGCTCAAATTCCAAAATCACGTCAAAGATAAAGGGCTCAAAGTGCTTATTATTATTGAAGGGCGTGATGCTGCGGGGAAAGGTGGAACGATTAAACGTATTACAGAGCACTTAAACCCTAGAGGAGCTAGAATTGTCGCACTCTCTAAGCCTTCCGATACTGAACGCTCACAATGGTATTTCCAGCGTTATACAGAGCACCTACCTTCTGCTGGAGAAATCGTACTGTTTGATAGATCATGGTATAACAGGGCTGGTGTTGAGCCTGTCATGGGATTTTGTACCCAAGAAGAGCATAAAGAATTTTTGCGTGAAGTTCCCAAATTTGAAACCATGATCGCAAATGCAGGCATCATCTTTTTCAAATTCTATTTTTCAGTGGGTAAAGAAGAGCAAGCCAAACGTTTTAAAGAGCGCAAAACAGACCCTCTCAAACAGTTTAAACTCTCTCCCGTAGATGAGAAATCACAAGAACTATGGGATCAATATACGGTTGCAAAATACTCCATGCTTTTAGCTTCTAACAATCCTAAATGCCCATGGACCATTATTCTCTCTGACGATAAGAAAAAAGCGAGGATTAACACCATTCGACATATCTTGCAAAATGTTGATTACCCCGATAAAATCAAGAAAAAACACTTAGCAACCGACAACTCTATTGTACGTTCAGGTAAGCAAGAGATAGAGATTATGGAAAAAAGCTTACCAAGCGAAAACTTGTCTCACTTGAATGGATAA